Proteins encoded in a region of the Dethiosulfovibrio russensis genome:
- a CDS encoding ABC transporter ATP-binding protein, giving the protein MPIVEVSNLKKHFPIDKGIVFPKVVGHVKAVDGVSFSIPEGETLGLVGESGSGKSTAGNMILRLLSPTSGDVLYRGRSVLEMDEAELHRFRSKAQMVFQNPFASLNPRMIVRDIVGRVLKVHGVRDENDISDRVLKILLEVGLKEEHMTRYPHEFSGGQRQRIAVARALISDPDFIVLDEPTSALDVSVQAQILNLFKDLQSERGLTYLFISHDLSVIRHISHRVAVLYLGKMMEYASKRDLFSSPLHPYTRALLESIPKPYVTGEDIEDKVIKGDIPSPIDPPAGCRFHTRCPEACERCRDEEPAWREVREGHFVACHRV; this is encoded by the coding sequence ATGCCTATCGTTGAGGTTTCCAACCTGAAGAAGCACTTCCCCATCGACAAAGGGATCGTTTTCCCCAAGGTCGTCGGCCACGTAAAGGCCGTCGACGGAGTCTCTTTCTCCATTCCGGAGGGAGAGACCCTAGGGCTGGTAGGAGAATCGGGGAGCGGGAAGTCCACGGCGGGGAACATGATCCTACGGCTGCTCTCCCCCACGTCGGGAGACGTCCTCTACAGGGGGAGATCGGTGCTCGAGATGGACGAGGCCGAGCTTCACCGGTTCAGATCGAAGGCCCAGATGGTGTTCCAGAACCCCTTCGCCTCGCTCAATCCCAGAATGATAGTCAGGGACATAGTGGGGCGGGTGCTGAAGGTCCACGGGGTAAGGGACGAAAACGACATATCCGACAGGGTGCTAAAAATCCTCCTCGAAGTGGGACTCAAGGAAGAACATATGACCCGCTATCCACACGAGTTTTCCGGAGGACAGAGACAGAGAATCGCTGTGGCCAGAGCTCTCATATCCGACCCGGACTTCATAGTCCTGGACGAGCCCACTTCGGCCTTGGACGTATCGGTTCAGGCCCAGATCCTGAACCTTTTCAAGGATCTTCAGAGCGAGAGAGGACTGACGTATCTGTTCATATCGCACGACCTCAGCGTCATAAGACACATAAGCCACAGAGTGGCGGTACTTTATCTGGGAAAGATGATGGAATACGCTTCGAAAAGGGATCTGTTCTCCTCGCCTCTCCACCCCTATACCAGAGCTCTCCTGGAGAGCATTCCTAAACCCTACGTCACGGGAGAGGACATAGAGGACAAGGTCATAAAGGGAGACATACCCAGTCCCATAGACCCCCCGGCGGGGTGCCGATTCCACACCAGGTGCCCCGAGGCCTGCGAAAGATGCAGAGACGAGGAACCGGCTTGGAGGGAGGTGAGAGAGGGACACTTCGTGGCGTGCCACCGCGTCTGA
- a CDS encoding GntR family transcriptional regulator codes for MEILADEQAFRTIIGLIVEHRLSPGERLYEPELVEMLGMSRTPIRQALGRLMTEGILEKIPGQKGYRIPALTKEDLLQVFVARSTLESRAAELAAELATEEDIETLLELNHRESDFVELYGNQRKGFFAELNEDFHTRIVRLSGNLYFQRHFSQLYHRSSLYTFYFSPYYILDVNAPEYVARRKDGRYKSSMEHKLIVRALSERDGLMARKHMEEHILNTVKHRLSLGML; via the coding sequence ATGGAGATACTGGCCGATGAACAGGCTTTCAGGACGATTATCGGTTTGATAGTGGAACACAGGCTTTCTCCGGGAGAGAGACTGTACGAGCCGGAACTAGTCGAGATGCTGGGGATGAGCAGAACTCCCATAAGACAGGCTCTCGGCAGACTGATGACCGAGGGCATCCTGGAAAAGATCCCGGGGCAGAAAGGATACAGAATTCCCGCCTTGACCAAGGAGGACCTGCTTCAGGTTTTCGTGGCCCGATCCACCCTGGAGAGCAGAGCGGCGGAGCTGGCGGCAGAACTGGCGACGGAGGAGGACATAGAGACTCTTTTAGAGCTCAACCACAGGGAATCGGATTTCGTAGAGCTCTACGGGAACCAGAGGAAGGGATTTTTCGCCGAGCTCAACGAGGATTTTCACACCAGAATAGTGAGGCTCAGCGGAAATCTCTATTTTCAACGTCATTTCAGCCAACTCTACCATCGGTCTTCCCTTTACACCTTCTACTTCTCGCCCTACTACATACTGGATGTAAACGCTCCGGAGTATGTAGCCCGCAGAAAGGACGGAAGGTATAAAAGCTCGATGGAACATAAGCTGATAGTCAGGGCTCTGAGCGAGAGAGACGGGTTGATGGCTCGAAAACACATGGAGGAACACATACTGAACACGGTGAAACACAGGCTCAGCCTTGGGATGCTGTAG
- a CDS encoding ABC transporter ATP-binding protein, which yields MVAEKILEVKDLSTWFYTEEGIVKALEKVSFSIGQGEILGIVGETGCGKSVTSRSIMGLIPQPPGKIVEGQVLFQGRDLLTLPDDEMRSVRGCDMAMIFQDPMSSLNPVLKVGFQVEEAIKAHGSVSDTEARSRALEMFRKVNIPDPEKSLGRYPHQFSGGMKQRVMIAMALCCNPKLLIADEPTTALDVSIQAQILSLIKALQRDFGSSIMLISHDLGVIATMAQKVAVMYAGSIIEYGTVNDIFDSPLHPYTKGLIGAIPRLDRDQERLDVIKGSLPNLIHLPEGCKFRERCPMAEPICATARPPRITDDKGHEVACYAYR from the coding sequence GTGGTGGCTGAGAAGATATTGGAGGTCAAGGACCTCTCTACGTGGTTCTATACGGAGGAAGGGATCGTGAAAGCCCTGGAGAAGGTGAGCTTCTCCATAGGCCAGGGAGAGATCCTGGGCATAGTGGGAGAGACCGGATGCGGCAAATCCGTCACCTCCCGTTCCATAATGGGCCTGATTCCCCAGCCTCCGGGAAAGATAGTGGAAGGGCAAGTCCTGTTTCAGGGCAGGGATCTGCTTACCCTGCCGGACGACGAGATGCGCTCCGTCAGGGGCTGCGATATGGCGATGATATTCCAGGATCCCATGAGCAGTCTGAATCCGGTGCTGAAGGTCGGATTCCAGGTCGAGGAGGCAATAAAGGCCCACGGTTCGGTCTCCGACACGGAGGCAAGATCCAGGGCCCTCGAGATGTTCCGTAAGGTCAACATACCGGACCCGGAGAAGTCGCTGGGAAGATATCCCCATCAGTTCTCCGGAGGGATGAAACAGAGGGTGATGATAGCCATGGCCCTCTGCTGCAACCCCAAGTTATTGATCGCCGACGAGCCTACGACCGCCCTGGACGTATCGATACAGGCCCAGATACTGTCGCTCATCAAGGCTCTTCAAAGGGACTTCGGAAGCTCGATAATGCTGATATCCCACGACCTGGGAGTCATCGCCACCATGGCGCAGAAGGTAGCGGTCATGTACGCCGGCAGCATCATAGAGTACGGAACGGTTAACGACATATTCGACTCGCCTCTCCATCCCTACACTAAGGGACTCATAGGGGCGATCCCGAGGCTGGACAGGGATCAGGAGCGACTGGACGTCATAAAGGGATCCCTGCCGAATCTAATACATCTGCCGGAGGGATGCAAGTTCCGAGAACGCTGTCCCATGGCGGAGCCGATCTGCGCCACGGCCCGTCCTCCCAGAATTACCGACGACAAAGGACACGAGGTGGCCTGCTATGCCTATCGTTGA
- a CDS encoding ABC transporter permease: protein MGRFIVRRLMLAIPVLIGVSIIAFLILHLSPGDPAELLAGDEATQADIQLIREEFGLDKPLTTQYFRFIRGVFTGELISMKYEIPVMEIVGKRLKNTLILSSAAIVISVVIGIMAGILSAVHRYSWIDYLSTFIALLGVSMPVFWWGLLMILLFSVTLMWLPSGGMGGIRHLIMPAIALGTASTGIIARMTRSSMLDVLQQDYITTAVAKGLRQKLVIYRHALRNALIPTVTVIGLQFGYMLAGAVLTESVFSWPGIGRLLVDSIMGRDYPVVQTALLVIALIFVLANLVVDVLYALLDPRIRYND from the coding sequence TTGGGTAGATTCATAGTTAGGAGGCTGATGCTGGCGATTCCGGTATTGATAGGGGTCTCTATAATAGCCTTCTTGATTCTTCATCTATCCCCGGGAGACCCGGCGGAGCTCCTGGCCGGAGACGAGGCGACCCAGGCGGATATCCAGCTGATCAGGGAGGAGTTCGGACTCGACAAACCCCTGACGACCCAGTACTTCCGCTTTATCCGAGGGGTCTTCACAGGAGAGCTGATCTCCATGAAATACGAGATCCCGGTGATGGAGATAGTCGGCAAGAGGCTCAAAAACACGCTGATCCTATCCTCCGCCGCCATAGTCATCTCCGTCGTGATAGGGATAATGGCCGGGATCCTCTCGGCGGTGCATCGGTACTCGTGGATAGACTACCTGTCGACCTTCATAGCCCTTCTCGGTGTATCCATGCCGGTCTTCTGGTGGGGGCTTCTGATGATCCTCCTGTTCTCCGTGACCCTGATGTGGCTTCCATCGGGAGGAATGGGGGGCATAAGACATCTGATAATGCCGGCCATTGCCTTGGGAACGGCGTCAACCGGGATCATAGCCAGGATGACCCGCTCCAGCATGCTGGACGTACTCCAGCAGGACTATATCACGACCGCTGTCGCCAAAGGACTGAGGCAGAAACTGGTCATATACCGTCACGCTCTGAGAAACGCCCTCATTCCGACGGTGACGGTAATAGGCCTCCAGTTCGGATATATGCTGGCGGGAGCTGTTCTGACCGAGTCGGTCTTCTCCTGGCCGGGAATAGGGAGGCTGCTGGTCGACTCCATAATGGGAAGGGACTATCCGGTCGTCCAGACGGCCCTGCTGGTAATAGCCCTAATATTCGTACTGGCAAACCTTGTGGTAGATGTCCTGTACGCGCTTTTAGATCCGAGGATCAGATACAATGACTGA
- a CDS encoding mechanosensitive ion channel domain-containing protein has protein sequence MRKTFLIFVLLLSFTVFPEVSDGNALTAVAQDGAVEEAQGGPASGDTASGDIYDIAKNENRIAELDRSIGSWASVPVAESAARYGVSEADVEDRITVLSSLQNFYKRLNGAVEKTVGFKDDLKKRESEKGQARLSLKEEPPYKLSFYDDYLANADDLSSKLETLEESIAREQKAIVSSRSQLDEAGKDLRLAQSELDKAKGTDGENKKLWAFQKAQVNEELWKVTLAYLERNLENLRLQRDAARLRLGQAEDVKRYIYSNVSFDEGDMKAGVGRYEEGLKALQKKVEALGKDISKAEDAYAEAHAKLSAATGDKAVKEAQRVFSMAEIEREYLHLTMEQTQEMVGFLNEMKDIWMDRYDLLKPGGIGADVLLKQRDEVEQKVGRFEDVLISQQKYQAALHARSIALSGELDQAKDKVAVASLKKRSKILDDIMSQNMNYMVSLITLDTMNRRLLEEIKSHIKEVAITEKVSSMWRARTAEILNTELWHMGGYAVRLREFVIALVVLSFGLMASRRIAKFIRKWLLVHSKRVDVTGVHAIERLIYYVLICGSFLIALKVVNVPLTAFAFLGGAVAIGIGFGAQNLFNNLISGFILMVQQPFKINDIVQVDDITATVLEIDSRSTKIRTFDNYDVLVPNSYFLDNRITNWTLSDKIIRGKLEIGVAYGTPARKVEEILLGLARDHQTVLPDPKPFVLFSEYADSSMNFILYFWVDVKNGFPTGVASDMRYRIQEIFEKEGIEIPFPQVDVHMEKSGVGAPDPV, from the coding sequence ATGAGAAAAACGTTTTTGATCTTCGTTCTGTTGCTGTCCTTTACGGTCTTTCCCGAGGTGTCCGATGGGAACGCCCTTACCGCCGTTGCACAGGATGGAGCGGTCGAAGAGGCTCAGGGTGGTCCTGCGTCGGGAGATACCGCGTCGGGCGACATATACGACATTGCGAAGAACGAGAACAGGATAGCCGAGCTGGATCGATCCATAGGATCCTGGGCATCCGTGCCGGTAGCCGAGTCGGCCGCTCGTTACGGGGTGTCGGAGGCGGATGTGGAGGACAGGATCACCGTTCTATCTTCGCTCCAAAATTTCTACAAGCGACTTAACGGTGCGGTCGAGAAGACCGTTGGTTTTAAAGATGACCTGAAGAAGAGGGAGTCCGAAAAGGGGCAGGCCAGATTATCCCTGAAGGAAGAGCCTCCTTATAAACTGAGTTTTTACGACGATTATCTGGCCAACGCTGACGATCTATCCTCCAAACTGGAGACTTTAGAGGAGTCCATAGCCAGAGAGCAGAAGGCCATAGTCAGCTCCAGATCCCAGCTGGACGAGGCGGGAAAGGACCTTCGATTAGCCCAAAGCGAGCTGGATAAAGCCAAAGGAACGGACGGGGAGAACAAAAAGCTCTGGGCCTTTCAAAAAGCGCAGGTGAACGAGGAGCTCTGGAAGGTGACCTTGGCCTATCTGGAGAGAAACCTCGAGAATCTTCGTCTTCAGAGGGATGCCGCAAGGCTTCGTCTGGGTCAGGCCGAGGACGTCAAGAGATATATCTATTCTAACGTTTCTTTCGACGAGGGGGACATGAAGGCCGGTGTGGGCAGATACGAGGAGGGGCTCAAGGCCCTTCAGAAAAAGGTGGAGGCCCTGGGAAAAGACATATCCAAGGCCGAGGACGCCTATGCGGAAGCTCACGCCAAACTCAGTGCCGCCACCGGCGATAAGGCGGTGAAAGAGGCTCAGAGGGTGTTCTCCATGGCGGAGATAGAGAGGGAATATCTGCATCTCACCATGGAGCAGACCCAGGAGATGGTCGGCTTTCTCAACGAGATGAAGGATATATGGATGGACCGGTACGATCTTTTGAAGCCCGGAGGCATCGGTGCGGATGTTCTGCTGAAGCAGAGGGACGAGGTAGAGCAAAAGGTCGGACGTTTCGAGGATGTCCTCATCTCGCAACAGAAGTATCAGGCCGCCCTTCACGCTAGGTCGATAGCCCTGAGCGGTGAGCTTGATCAAGCCAAGGATAAGGTTGCCGTAGCCTCTCTAAAGAAAAGGTCCAAGATTCTGGACGATATAATGTCACAAAACATGAATTACATGGTATCCCTTATAACATTGGATACCATGAACAGGAGGCTGTTGGAGGAGATCAAGAGCCACATAAAGGAGGTCGCCATAACGGAGAAGGTATCCTCCATGTGGCGTGCCAGGACGGCCGAGATCTTGAACACCGAGCTATGGCATATGGGGGGCTACGCCGTCAGGCTGAGGGAGTTCGTGATAGCTCTGGTGGTGTTGTCCTTCGGTCTTATGGCCAGCAGAAGGATAGCCAAGTTCATCCGTAAGTGGCTGCTGGTTCACTCTAAAAGAGTCGACGTCACAGGGGTTCATGCCATAGAAAGGCTTATCTACTATGTCTTGATATGCGGAAGTTTCCTCATTGCCCTCAAGGTCGTCAACGTGCCTCTCACTGCCTTTGCGTTTCTCGGTGGTGCCGTAGCCATCGGTATCGGTTTCGGAGCCCAGAATCTGTTCAACAACCTGATCAGCGGGTTTATACTCATGGTCCAGCAGCCGTTCAAGATCAACGATATAGTCCAGGTGGACGATATCACCGCTACTGTGTTGGAGATCGACTCCCGTTCCACCAAGATCAGGACCTTCGATAACTACGACGTTCTGGTTCCGAACAGCTATTTTCTGGATAACCGCATAACCAACTGGACCTTATCGGACAAGATCATAAGGGGGAAGCTGGAAATCGGTGTGGCCTACGGCACTCCTGCCAGAAAGGTCGAGGAGATCCTGTTGGGACTGGCCAGGGATCATCAGACTGTGCTTCCCGATCCGAAGCCCTTCGTTCTTTTTTCGGAATATGCAGACAGTTCGATGAATTTCATACTGTATTTCTGGGTCGATGTCAAAAATGGTTTCCCGACCGGTGTGGCCAGCGATATGCGTTACAGGATCCAGGAGATATTCGAGAAGGAGGGAATAGAGATACCGTTCCCTCAGGTGGATGTCCATATGGAAAAATCGGGGGTAGGAGCTCCCGATCCGGTTTAA
- a CDS encoding M55 family metallopeptidase: protein MKIYMSVDMEGATGVVRSEQTKASREEYRFGQAMQTHDLKAAIEGALEGGAREILVNDSHDGMINISPADLSRYGGRVRIISGSPKKLGMMEGVECCDGAFFLCYHAMAGTERAILDHTISGKAVYGAWLNGKEVGEIGLNAAVCSEHSIPVLLVTGDTAACEEARSTLGQQALTCSVKRGIGHSSADCLPPDETFEIIRKGAFDAAKSLKDGETGKNEISRGAFQLDISFHYTSQADNAATIPGTTRVDGRTVRIEGIGMDLMRRWAGSLISLGGSVAF from the coding sequence ATGAAAATATACATGAGCGTCGACATGGAAGGTGCCACAGGAGTAGTTAGATCGGAGCAGACGAAAGCTTCTCGCGAAGAATACCGTTTCGGTCAGGCCATGCAGACCCACGATCTCAAGGCCGCGATAGAAGGGGCATTAGAGGGAGGGGCTAGGGAGATCTTGGTCAACGACTCCCACGACGGGATGATAAACATATCCCCTGCGGATCTCTCAAGATACGGTGGCCGAGTCAGGATAATATCCGGCTCTCCCAAGAAGCTCGGCATGATGGAGGGGGTGGAGTGCTGCGACGGTGCCTTTTTCCTCTGCTATCACGCTATGGCAGGCACAGAGAGGGCCATTCTCGATCACACCATATCGGGAAAAGCGGTGTACGGGGCCTGGCTTAACGGCAAAGAGGTCGGGGAAATAGGGCTCAACGCCGCGGTATGCTCGGAGCACTCGATCCCGGTACTTCTCGTGACGGGAGACACCGCCGCCTGCGAAGAGGCCCGTTCCACCCTGGGACAACAGGCCCTAACCTGTTCGGTAAAACGAGGAATCGGCCACTCCTCCGCCGACTGCCTTCCTCCCGACGAGACTTTCGAGATCATCCGAAAAGGGGCCTTCGACGCAGCAAAAAGTCTGAAGGACGGAGAGACAGGAAAAAACGAAATTTCCAGGGGAGCTTTTCAGCTGGACATATCCTTCCACTACACATCTCAGGCGGACAACGCCGCAACGATCCCCGGAACGACCAGGGTCGACGGAAGGACCGTAAGGATAGAGGGCATCGGCATGGACCTGATGAGAAGATGGGCTGGATCCCTCATCTCCTTAGGTGGATCGGTGGCATTTTAA
- a CDS encoding ABC transporter permease has protein sequence MTDVKKTAKNRSHLSIIWRRLSRSKTAVLGLFIVTLYVLIALVGPHMAPYDPLAQNLSDAFLAPSGDHLMGCDEFGRDIFSRIIHGARISLIIQFNSVVIALVIGIALGAIGGYFGGLIDEIIMRLMDIMLAFPGMLLALAIVAMLGPNLTNLIVAIGIYSVPQFARVTRGAVISVKKNDYVTAAQAIGESNRSVIMRYVLPNALSPIIVQTTLRMATVLLTAAGLGFLGLGVQPPTPEWGTMLSGARMYLRTAPFVAFFPGLAIMIVVLGFNFFGDGLQDALNPRLKE, from the coding sequence ATGACTGACGTTAAAAAAACGGCGAAAAACAGATCGCACCTGAGCATAATATGGCGCAGACTCAGCCGCAGCAAAACCGCCGTGCTGGGACTGTTCATAGTGACCCTTTACGTCCTCATAGCCCTGGTGGGACCCCATATGGCTCCATACGATCCCCTGGCCCAGAACCTCAGCGACGCATTTCTGGCACCGTCGGGAGATCATCTGATGGGCTGCGACGAGTTCGGACGAGATATATTCAGCAGGATAATCCACGGAGCTAGGATCTCGCTGATAATTCAGTTCAACTCGGTGGTAATAGCGTTAGTAATAGGCATAGCCCTCGGAGCAATCGGAGGTTATTTCGGCGGGCTGATCGACGAGATAATAATGAGACTGATGGATATAATGCTGGCTTTTCCCGGCATGCTCCTGGCCCTGGCCATAGTGGCCATGCTGGGCCCCAACCTGACTAATCTCATAGTCGCCATAGGGATATACTCGGTGCCCCAGTTCGCCAGGGTAACCAGGGGAGCGGTGATATCGGTGAAGAAAAACGACTACGTCACGGCGGCCCAGGCCATAGGAGAATCGAACCGATCGGTGATAATGAGATACGTGCTGCCAAACGCCCTCTCCCCCATCATAGTCCAGACCACCCTGAGGATGGCAACGGTGCTCCTCACCGCGGCGGGACTGGGTTTCCTCGGACTGGGAGTGCAGCCCCCCACCCCGGAATGGGGAACCATGCTCAGCGGAGCCAGGATGTACCTTCGAACCGCCCCCTTCGTGGCGTTCTTTCCCGGCCTGGCAATAATGATAGTTGTCCTGGGATTCAACTTTTTCGGAGACGGGCTTCAGGACGCCTTGAACCCCAGACTTAAGGAGTGA